One genomic region from Cydia strobilella chromosome 27, ilCydStro3.1, whole genome shotgun sequence encodes:
- the LOC134753443 gene encoding zinc finger protein 501-like, giving the protein MGPTAPSKSVVKEEPSWSNSAVSEADIPADLHSEHAVKEEALAPEHIKKEPSCEADPLANLYSEHEVKEEFVLGPETMQRPKTVYTYCVPVEVDVKQDPAGARGTAVESESETAPCGSETAREPQFNNSLTSIETVEVEPETEETAGESGSKTKGSSDKLILKAYICDTCQKMFSNAYHLNRHSRVHTGEKPYTCTICHNKFANSRNLNHHLRIHTGERPYECSVCEKKFTNSSSLHVHERIHTGERPHSCGTCGKQFAQRSTLVLHERTHTGEKPYECKICPKTFIKLANLKLHERSHRGEKPYACKQCDKRFTQSMNLKLHERIHRQDTPETILHQQICTCSNMSCDRHQ; this is encoded by the exons TTGTTAAGGAAGAGCCCTCATGGTCGAACAGCGCAGTGAGCGAGGCAGACATACCTGCCGACCTGCACTCTGAACATGCAGTTAAAGAAGAGGCCCTGGCACCGGAGCATATAAAGAAGGAGCCTTCGTGTGAGGCTGACCCGCTTGCCAACCTGTACTCTGAACATGAGGTTAAGGAAGAGTTTGTGCTGGGACCGGAGACCATGCAGCGGCCTAAAACGGTCTACACATACTGCG TACCAGTCGAGGTGGACGTGAAGCAGGACCCCGCGGGGGCGAGGGGGACAGCAGTAGAGTCTGAGAGCGAGACTGCACCATGCGGGAGTGAGACCGCACGAGAACCACAGTTTAATAACAGCCTGACGTCGATAGAAACCGTCGAGGTGGAGCCGGAGACGGAGGAGACTGCAGGCGAGAGTGGGAGCAAGACAAAAGGGTCGAGTGATAAACTAATACTCAAGGCTTACATCTGCGACACGTGccaaaaaatgttttcaaatgCATACCATTTGAACAGACATTCAAGAGTCCACACAGGAGAAAAACCATACACCTGCACCATCTGCCATAATAAGTTCGCCAATTCGCGGAATTTAAATCATCATCTACGAATACACACTGGGGAAAGACCGTACGAGTGCAGTGTGTgtgaaaaaaagtttacaaattcGAGTTCTTTGCATGTACATGAGCGTATTCACACGGGAGAGAGGCCACACTCGTGCGGAACTTGTGGGAAGCAGTTTGCACAAAGAAGCACGTTGGTACTTCACGAACGAACGCACACTGGGGAAAAGCCTTACGAGTGCAAGATATGTCCAAAGACCTTTATAAAGTTGGCCAATTTAAAGTTACATGAGCGATCACACAGAGGGGAGAAACCATACGCATGTAAACAATGTGACAAAAGATTCACACAATCGATGAATTTGAAGCTACATGAACGAATCCACAGGCAAGATACACCTGAAACGATTTTGCATCAGCAGATCTGTACGTGTTCTAACATGTCGTGTGATCGTCACCAATAA
- the LOC134753480 gene encoding oocyte zinc finger protein XlCOF19-like, translated as MAIVPVCVKMEAERVCVCVKPEPAGEGGSGTAAAGECGSETELETNESGVFRRTRAGVKSARSHVCHICREEFKKMNKFKAHMKTHKSEKPFLCDQCDKRFNCLNTLKVHQRTHRPHSCGTCCKTFALLSDLQYHERTHKGEKPYCCSTCKKEFAYPSHLKHHAKIHTNEKPFACKVCNTAFSKLNNLKRHEFIHTGEKPFVCDVCKKEFAFLVALKVHIGIHKNEKPYSCDICRKKFTQRSYLMTHARIHSDDKPFVCEVCTKAFRGSSALRRHERIHTGEKRYSCKVCMYEFTDLSNLKRHERLQVCLKS; from the exons atggcTATTGTTCCAGTGTGCGTCAAGATGGAGGCGGagcgcgtgtgcgtgtgcgtgaaGCCGGAGCCCGCGGGGGAGGGAGGGAGCGGGACGGCAGCGGCAGGCGAGTGCGGGAGCGAGACCGAACTAGAGACGAACG AGAGCGGCGTCTTTCGGCGGACCCGCGCGGGAGTTAAATCAGCCCGGTCTCACGTGTGCCACATATGCAGAGAAGAGTTTAAGAAAATGAACAAATTCAAGGCACACATGAAAACACACAAGAGTGAGAAGCCTTTTCTCTGCGACCAGTGCGACAAGCGGTTCAACTGCTTGAACACTTTGAAGGTTCATCAGCGAACTCACCGGCCGCACTCCTGCGGAACGTGTTGCAAGACGTTTGCACTACTCAGCGACTTACAGTACCATGAACGAACTCACAAAGGGGAGAAACCTTATTGCTGTTCCACTTGTAAGAAAGAGTTCGCTTATCCGTCCCATTTGAAGCACCATGCGAAAATACATACTAATGAGAAACCATTCGCGTGCAAAGTCTGTAACACTGCGTTTTCGAAACTGAACAATTTGAAAAGACATGAATTTATACATACGGGAGAGAAACCATTTGTGTGCGACGTGTGCAAAAAGGAGTTTGCTTTTTTGGTTGCATTAAAAGTACATATTGGAATACACAAAAATGAGAAACCATACTCTTGCGATATATGTAGAAAGAAATTTACACAAAGGAGCTATTTAATGACACATGCGCGAATACATTCTGATGATAAGCCGTTCGTGTGTGAAGTGTGTACGAAGGCGTTTAGGGGCTCGAGTGCATTGAGGAGACATGAGCGGATACACACGGGGGAGAAACGGTACTCGTGCAAAGTCTGCATGTACGAGTTTACAGATTTGAGTAATCTGAAGAGACATGAACGACTCCAAGTTTGCCTGAAGTCATAA